In the Candidatus Binatia bacterium genome, GTTGCTGCGCCTAGAGGGCCCTGCTACGGAAGTTTGTCCAATTTGAGCCGAAGAGCGGGAGCACGCCATGAAAGAAGGAATTCATCCCAAGTATGGCCCGGCGCGCATCATCTGCGCTTGCGGGAACGTCATCGAAACGCGCTCGACCGTGCCTGAAATCCACGTCGAAATTTGCTCGAACTGCCACCCGTTTTTCACCGGGA is a window encoding:
- the rpmE gene encoding 50S ribosomal protein L31, with the translated sequence MKEGIHPKYGPARIICACGNVIETRSTVPEIHVEICSNCHPFFTGKQKFVDTAGRVERYQKRYGTKNQNNVASEKAGA